Below is a window of Pseudodesulfovibrio sp. JC047 DNA.
GAAATCGTCACACTCATCGGAGCCAACGGAGCTGGCAAATCCACGACACTCATGTCCATTGCCCAGCTCCCGCCACCCGAAGCCCCGCAGATCACCCAGGGTGACATCCGTTTCAATGGCTCGTCCATACTCGGCATGGCCCCGGACAAGATCGTCAGTGACCTCCACCTCGCCCTGGTGCCCGAAGGCCGACACATTTTCGGCAATCTCACGGTCGAGGAGAATCTCAAGTTGGCAACCTATGCCCGCAAGGACTCACAGGCCGACATCGACCGGGATTACAAACGCGTCTATTCCCTGTTCGCCCGACTCGACGAACGCAAAAAACAACGCTCCGAATCCCTGTCCGGCGGTGAACAACAAATGCTCGCCGTGGGCCGCGCGCTCATGTCCGGCTGCAAGATCATCATGCTCGATGAACCCTCCATGGGACTTGCCCCCCTGCTCATGTACGACATGTTCCGCACCCTCAAGGAACTCAATAAGGAAGGCATGACCATTCTCCTCATCGAACAGAATGCCAACCTCGCCCTCAAATTCGCCCACCGAGGCTATGTCATCGATACCGGAGAAATCGTCGCCCAAGGCCCCTGTGACCAGCTCCGAGACGATCCCGATGTCAAAAAAGCCTACCTCGGCGGATAAAATGTCTCCGACAGCCTAAAGGGGAACCTCTCTCAAGAGGCCCCCCTCTGGTCGTCAGAGACATTCCATGCCACCCTACCGGGAGGCGCTTTCAGCGGGACCAGGACGCTGTCCTGGACCTGCCAAAGGCCCCTTTGAAAAGGGGCCTCTGGACTCCCCGAAACT
It encodes the following:
- a CDS encoding ABC transporter ATP-binding protein; the protein is MTTPLIEVEDLYVKYGNIEALHGINFTVAEGEIVTLIGANGAGKSTTLMSIAQLPPPEAPQITQGDIRFNGSSILGMAPDKIVSDLHLALVPEGRHIFGNLTVEENLKLATYARKDSQADIDRDYKRVYSLFARLDERKKQRSESLSGGEQQMLAVGRALMSGCKIIMLDEPSMGLAPLLMYDMFRTLKELNKEGMTILLIEQNANLALKFAHRGYVIDTGEIVAQGPCDQLRDDPDVKKAYLGG